The proteins below come from a single Streptococcus hyointestinalis genomic window:
- a CDS encoding ATP-dependent RecD-like DNA helicase, translating into MEYFFTGSIERIIFENASNFFKILLLNIEDTDSSLDDFEIIVTGIMAEVIEGESYTFWGELVEHPKYGEQLSASRYERKKPSASGLINYFSSSQFKGIGKKTAEKIVTLYGNDPIDAILEDPSKLDTISGLSKVKKEQFIAQLRLNYGSEQILSKLAEYGISNRYAMQIFDHYKETTLDVITDNPYQLVEDIQGIGFKIADQLAEQLGIADDSPKRFRAALLHCLLNICMNSGDTYVEARRLLEETLTLLEQSRQIEIDPALVANELTQLINDEKIQHVETKIFDNSLYFSEAGIQKQLHRILNFELKNLSSDERIEKKLQKVEKELGISYDSIQRQAIRDALSSKVFILTGGPGTGKTTVINGIIQTYAELHTIDLKKSKDLPIVLAAPTGRASRRMNELTGLPSATIHRHLGLNRDQEFQLLDDELDCDLIIIDEFSMVDTWLAHKLFSALPSHAQVIIVGDSDQLPSVGPGQVLADLLKIPELPKVCLEKIFRQSEDSTIVTLASQIRQGLLPADFTSKKPDRSYFEAQANYIPDMVVKIVASALRNGIKAQDVQVLAPMYRGQAGINNLNTLLQELLNPEKDLSFTFNDMTFRKGDKVLHLINDAEHNVFNGDIGYITDLIPAKYTESKQDELFINFDGQEVIYARKDWMRITLAYAMSIHKSQGSEFPVVILPITQQSRRMLERNLIYTAITRAKSKLILLGEISAFDYAIQTQGTKRHTYLIERFLEQDLPASEKDNDNSNDKETNQYRLTEENITTIDPMIGLSQEEIDFFFKS; encoded by the coding sequence ATGGAATACTTTTTCACAGGCAGTATTGAGCGCATTATCTTTGAAAATGCCAGCAATTTTTTCAAAATTTTACTCCTTAATATCGAAGATACGGATAGTTCTCTTGATGATTTTGAGATTATCGTCACAGGTATCATGGCAGAGGTCATAGAGGGAGAGAGCTATACTTTTTGGGGCGAGCTGGTCGAACACCCAAAGTACGGCGAGCAGTTGAGCGCTAGTCGGTACGAGCGAAAAAAGCCTAGCGCCTCAGGTCTGATTAACTATTTTTCCAGCAGCCAGTTTAAGGGTATTGGTAAAAAAACAGCTGAAAAAATCGTGACCCTCTATGGTAATGACCCTATCGATGCGATTTTAGAAGATCCAAGTAAGCTGGATACTATCTCTGGTCTATCAAAAGTCAAAAAAGAGCAATTTATCGCTCAACTCAGACTAAACTACGGTAGCGAGCAAATCCTCTCAAAACTAGCGGAGTATGGTATCTCTAACCGCTATGCTATGCAGATTTTCGACCATTACAAGGAAACAACGCTTGATGTTATCACGGACAATCCTTATCAATTGGTCGAGGATATCCAAGGGATTGGCTTTAAAATTGCTGACCAGCTAGCCGAGCAGCTGGGGATTGCAGATGACTCGCCCAAGCGCTTTCGGGCGGCACTCCTTCATTGCCTCTTGAATATCTGTATGAATAGTGGAGATACTTATGTTGAGGCACGGCGCTTGCTTGAGGAGACCTTGACACTTCTTGAGCAGTCACGGCAAATTGAGATTGACCCCGCACTCGTCGCAAACGAGCTGACACAGCTCATCAATGACGAGAAAATCCAGCATGTGGAAACGAAGATTTTTGATAACAGTCTTTATTTTTCAGAAGCTGGTATCCAAAAACAGCTTCACCGTATCCTCAACTTTGAACTCAAAAATCTATCTAGCGATGAGCGCATTGAAAAGAAACTCCAAAAAGTCGAGAAAGAACTGGGAATTAGCTACGACTCCATCCAAAGACAAGCCATTCGTGACGCACTAAGCTCCAAGGTCTTTATCCTAACAGGTGGACCAGGAACGGGAAAGACAACTGTTATTAACGGTATCATTCAGACCTATGCTGAGCTCCACACGATTGACTTAAAGAAATCCAAGGACTTACCTATTGTCTTGGCAGCGCCGACTGGAAGAGCTAGCCGCAGGATGAATGAGCTGACAGGGCTTCCGAGTGCTACCATTCACCGACATCTGGGCTTAAACCGTGACCAAGAGTTTCAGCTTTTAGATGATGAGTTGGATTGTGATTTGATTATCATAGATGAGTTTTCAATGGTGGATACTTGGCTTGCCCACAAGCTTTTTTCAGCTCTGCCCTCGCATGCTCAGGTCATTATCGTTGGTGATAGCGATCAGCTCCCTTCTGTCGGACCGGGACAGGTCTTAGCGGATTTGCTCAAAATCCCTGAGCTTCCAAAAGTCTGCCTTGAAAAAATCTTTAGGCAGTCTGAAGACTCTACCATTGTCACACTGGCAAGTCAGATAAGACAAGGGCTTTTGCCAGCTGACTTTACATCTAAAAAGCCTGACCGCTCTTACTTTGAAGCGCAAGCCAATTACATCCCAGATATGGTGGTCAAGATTGTTGCGTCCGCTCTTCGAAATGGTATCAAGGCTCAAGACGTTCAAGTCCTCGCCCCCATGTATCGTGGACAGGCTGGAATCAACAACCTCAACACACTGCTTCAAGAACTACTCAATCCCGAAAAAGACCTTTCCTTTACCTTTAACGATATGACCTTTCGTAAAGGTGACAAGGTTCTCCACCTCATCAATGACGCTGAACACAATGTCTTTAACGGCGATATTGGATACATCACAGACCTCATCCCTGCCAAGTACACAGAGTCTAAGCAAGATGAGCTCTTTATTAACTTTGACGGGCAAGAGGTTATCTATGCTAGAAAAGACTGGATGAGAATAACCCTCGCTTATGCCATGTCCATCCACAAATCACAAGGGAGTGAATTTCCTGTGGTTATCCTGCCTATCACACAGCAGAGCAGACGTATGCTAGAGCGTAACCTCATCTACACTGCCATCACACGTGCTAAGAGTAAACTCATCTTACTCGGAGAGATTAGTGCGTTTGACTATGCCATCCAAACACAGGGTACTAAAAGACATACCTATCTCATCGAGCGCTTTTTGGAGCAAGACCTGCCTGCAAGCGAGAAGGATAACGACAATTCTAACGACAAGGAGACAAACCAATACCGCTTGACAGAGGAAAATATCACCACGATTGACCCCATGATTGGTCTTAGCCAAGAAGAGATTGATTTCTTTTTCAAATCTTAA
- a CDS encoding CvpA family protein, which produces MLTVFLFLILVWAFYIGYSRGIGLQAFYTFVCLLALIIASVSFKDLASHLTLWVPYSNPTQDSSVTFFKSVNIFDLDHVYYAGVAFVGIYALVYGIGRLLGIFMHLFSFERLDSRPFAITGGVLSVGVSALSLGLLLSVLATVPMTSLQNHLSASGLARFLIQIASLVTSSWL; this is translated from the coding sequence ATGCTGACAGTTTTTCTCTTTTTGATTTTAGTGTGGGCCTTCTACATTGGCTATAGCCGAGGGATTGGGCTTCAAGCTTTTTACACCTTTGTCTGCTTGCTAGCGCTTATTATTGCTAGCGTGAGCTTTAAGGATTTGGCGTCTCATTTGACCTTGTGGGTACCCTATTCAAATCCTACTCAAGACTCAAGTGTTACTTTTTTTAAGTCTGTCAATATCTTTGATTTAGACCATGTGTATTACGCTGGGGTTGCTTTTGTAGGCATTTATGCGCTGGTTTATGGCATTGGGCGCTTGCTTGGGATTTTTATGCACCTCTTTTCTTTTGAGCGCCTTGATAGCAGACCTTTTGCTATTACTGGAGGTGTCTTGTCAGTAGGTGTCAGTGCTTTAAGCTTGGGGCTTTTGCTTTCTGTCTTGGCGACAGTACCTATGACAAGCCTGCAAAATCACCTCTCAGCTAGCGGCCTAGCCCGCTTTCTCATTCAGATTGCCTCTCTAGTGACAAGCAGTTGGCTATAG
- a CDS encoding IS110 family transposase — translation MFYVGIDIAKNKHDLACINETGETVITNFRFANSCQGFHQLKLKLEQLSPITQDVQIALERTGHYNYNIVTFLRDLGYNVFAYNPLIIKEFAKSQSLRKTKTDRKDALLIARKLRSDVTPERYQTDRVLDELKELTRYQNRLIQSRSRCKNLYIRLLDIIFPELHRIVNNLYNQFIYDLLTNYPSPQRIARARFSSLLKIKRLTADKAHQIQETAKQTIGNASPVLSLELVQLIESIKHYDKQINQVQEEINLLMIELNSPITSIPGIGSRLGAIILAEIKNIHNFKNPNQLQAFAGLDPAIYQSGQMDNTGHMVKRGSSYLRYALIQAAKLIAIYSPHFKAYLRLKISQGKHYNVAVTHVAKKLIRVIYHLLKTNQLFDEAKLR, via the coding sequence ATGTTTTATGTTGGTATTGATATTGCCAAAAACAAACACGATTTAGCCTGTATCAACGAAACTGGAGAAACAGTGATAACCAACTTCAGATTTGCCAATTCTTGTCAAGGTTTTCATCAGCTGAAACTAAAGCTAGAACAGCTATCTCCTATCACACAAGATGTCCAGATAGCACTTGAAAGAACAGGACACTATAACTACAATATAGTGACCTTTTTAAGAGACTTAGGCTACAATGTATTTGCCTACAACCCGCTCATTATCAAAGAATTTGCTAAATCACAATCGCTTAGAAAAACTAAAACTGATAGGAAAGATGCCCTTTTAATTGCTCGTAAGCTACGCTCTGACGTAACCCCTGAACGTTATCAAACAGATAGGGTATTAGACGAGTTAAAAGAGCTGACACGTTATCAAAATCGCCTAATTCAATCACGATCTAGATGCAAGAATTTATACATCAGATTACTTGATATTATCTTCCCTGAACTCCACAGAATCGTTAATAATCTCTATAATCAGTTTATCTATGACTTACTAACAAACTATCCTTCTCCACAAAGAATAGCTCGTGCTCGGTTCTCATCATTGCTTAAAATTAAGCGACTAACCGCTGATAAGGCGCATCAGATACAAGAAACAGCCAAACAGACTATTGGTAATGCTTCACCTGTTTTATCCTTGGAGTTAGTTCAATTAATTGAAAGCATTAAACACTACGATAAGCAAATTAACCAAGTCCAAGAGGAAATTAACCTCTTGATGATTGAGTTGAACTCTCCTATTACTTCTATTCCTGGAATTGGAAGTCGTCTTGGTGCTATTATTCTAGCTGAAATTAAGAATATTCATAATTTCAAGAATCCAAATCAGCTCCAGGCCTTTGCAGGATTAGACCCTGCCATTTACCAATCAGGACAGATGGATAATACCGGTCATATGGTAAAACGAGGCTCCTCTTATCTAAGGTACGCTCTAATACAGGCTGCTAAGCTTATAGCCATTTATTCCCCACATTTTAAAGCCTATTTAAGACTAAAAATCAGTCAAGGAAAGCATTACAATGTAGCTGTGACACATGTTGCTAAAAAGCTCATTCGTGTAATTTATCATCTTCTTAAAACCAATCAACTGTTTGATGAAGCTAAGCTAAGGTAA
- the rnhC gene encoding ribonuclease HIII, translating into MNTVVMSSDLALQKQVMKRLKAYQVPNKNPHLAFFAKMDGCSVSLYHSGKLVFQGKNASSLAQTFGYAKETTTNAALNQQTQALIGSDEVGNGSYFGGLAVVASFVTPDDFSFLRELGVADSKTLTDDKICQIAPLLKEKIPHKSLLLSPRKYNEVVRSGKPYNAISVKVALHNQAIFLLLQEGVQPDGIVIDAFTSQKNYLNYLKQEKNHFDEAFSLVEKAESQFLAVAVSSVIARQLFLENLQQLSQKVGMLLPSGAGAKSDKIASQLLKTQGMSALEETAKLHFANTQKAIKLLHS; encoded by the coding sequence ATGAATACAGTCGTTATGTCTTCTGATTTAGCCTTGCAAAAGCAAGTGATGAAGCGTTTAAAAGCCTATCAAGTGCCTAATAAAAACCCACATCTTGCTTTTTTTGCAAAGATGGATGGCTGCAGCGTCTCACTCTACCATTCTGGAAAACTCGTTTTTCAAGGGAAAAATGCTTCAAGCCTAGCACAGACTTTTGGCTACGCCAAAGAAACCACAACAAATGCAGCGCTCAATCAGCAAACACAAGCACTGATTGGCTCTGATGAAGTGGGAAACGGCTCCTACTTTGGTGGGTTGGCTGTTGTGGCTTCTTTTGTCACACCAGATGATTTTTCTTTCTTGAGAGAGCTAGGTGTCGCCGACTCCAAGACTCTGACAGATGATAAAATCTGCCAGATAGCACCCCTCCTAAAGGAAAAGATTCCTCACAAGAGCTTGCTTTTATCACCTCGCAAGTACAATGAAGTCGTCAGGTCAGGTAAACCTTACAATGCTATTTCTGTCAAGGTGGCGCTTCACAATCAGGCTATTTTTTTACTCTTGCAGGAGGGAGTGCAACCTGACGGCATTGTTATCGATGCTTTCACCAGTCAAAAAAACTATCTCAACTACCTCAAGCAGGAAAAAAATCACTTTGATGAGGCATTTTCTCTTGTGGAAAAAGCAGAGAGTCAGTTTCTAGCTGTTGCGGTCAGCTCTGTCATTGCTCGCCAGCTCTTTTTAGAAAATCTCCAGCAGCTTAGCCAAAAAGTCGGCATGCTACTACCAAGTGGTGCTGGTGCAAAATCTGATAAGATTGCTAGTCAGCTTTTAAAAACACAAGGCATGTCTGCACTTGAAGAAACCGCTAAATTGCACTTTGCTAATACTCAAAAAGCCATCAAGCTTTTACACTCTTAG
- the dinB gene encoding DNA polymerase IV — MLIFPLVNDTSRKIIHIDMDAFFAAVEMRDDPSLKGKPVVIGADPRLTGGRGVVSTCNYEARKYGIHSAMSSKEAYERCPQAVFIRGDHAKYRAIGMQVREIFKRYTDLVEPMSIDEAYLDVTENKINSKSAIKIAKLIQHDIWQELHLTCSAGVSFNKFLAKLASDYEKPKGLTLILPEDAEDFLAKLPIEKFHGVGKKTVEKLHAMSIYTGADLQQVPEMELIDRFGRFGYDLYRKARGISNSPVKPNRERKSIGSERTYRKLLFSDEDIKAEISNNARRVAETLEKNHKLGRTIVLKVRYADFSTLTKRVTLDDLTSDLELIEQTAQAIYDSLEENKAGIRLLGVTVTGLDDAYQRLQLFDYD, encoded by the coding sequence ATGCTTATTTTTCCTTTAGTCAATGACACATCACGAAAAATTATCCACATTGACATGGATGCTTTTTTTGCTGCCGTTGAGATGCGAGATGACCCCAGCCTAAAAGGAAAACCTGTCGTTATCGGAGCTGATCCCAGATTGACAGGCGGGCGAGGTGTTGTCTCGACCTGTAACTACGAGGCGAGAAAGTACGGTATCCACTCTGCTATGTCCTCAAAAGAAGCTTATGAGCGCTGCCCACAGGCTGTCTTTATCAGAGGCGATCACGCCAAATACCGCGCTATTGGTATGCAGGTGCGTGAGATTTTTAAGCGCTATACTGACCTTGTGGAGCCCATGTCTATTGATGAGGCTTATCTAGATGTCACGGAAAATAAAATCAATAGCAAGTCAGCCATTAAAATCGCCAAACTCATCCAACACGACATTTGGCAGGAGCTACATCTCACTTGCTCTGCTGGTGTGTCCTTTAATAAATTTTTAGCCAAACTGGCTTCTGACTATGAAAAGCCAAAAGGGCTTACGCTCATTTTGCCAGAGGATGCTGAGGATTTTCTAGCGAAACTTCCTATCGAGAAATTCCACGGTGTGGGTAAAAAGACTGTTGAGAAATTGCATGCCATGTCTATCTACACTGGAGCTGATTTGCAACAGGTGCCTGAGATGGAGTTGATTGACCGCTTTGGGCGCTTTGGTTATGACCTGTATCGTAAGGCACGAGGTATTAGCAATTCTCCTGTCAAGCCTAATCGTGAGCGCAAGTCCATTGGCAGCGAGCGCACTTATCGTAAGCTTTTGTTTTCTGATGAGGACATCAAGGCTGAGATTAGTAACAATGCTAGGCGTGTCGCCGAGACCCTTGAGAAGAATCACAAACTCGGGCGCACCATTGTTTTGAAAGTGCGTTATGCAGATTTTTCGACCTTGACCAAGCGTGTGACTCTGGATGACCTGACTAGTGACCTAGAGCTGATTGAGCAGACAGCTCAGGCGATTTATGACAGTTTGGAGGAAAATAAAGCTGGCATTCGTCTGCTTGGTGTGACGGTGACAGGACTTGACGATGCTTACCAGCGTTTGCAACTGTTTGATTATGATTAA
- a CDS encoding SH3 domain-containing protein: MKYGVNEKQRYSIRKYAFGAASVLIGCAYMANAQVAKADQTTASDSAVAKTVVENSGTIVVDKSTQPDNTVTFDNLTTKGSAWANTNVVDNTQEQAVSSTPAASTATSAQSPATTTENTTTPSKAATSTSNVATQPAATSTAQTSTNVTKEATVVVTYPDGSTDEVKVNYTVAGQTDADKNEPTVRTQTVRQGQTPTADSFITNKDSLPAGTTYSFKDDSAPKTETPTTTPTSTKPSTSDTVAEPAKPAETPVTTPTTTKPSTTETVKETPKTETQPATTTKDDASKEESKPAEASAKDKVVKEVVTGPELPARGRYTFTEKTAVYTTPSTNSSVSFYFNKGNQVNYDKVLDAENARWISYVSYSGIRRYAKVGELTKVLEEVTEPESTEDKKNILALAARGTYTFTSKAEVRNEAKLSSPVQFEFRKGESVNYDKVLTADDYNWISYVSYSGIRRYVALNKVEKATVDTTKTQKEESKPATTAKSEASTLPANGTYIFTDKADVRNDAKISSPVQFEFRKGDRVYYDKVLTSDDYNWISYVSYSGTRRYVALNKVENATVETPQKEETKPATPAKSEAVSTLPSSGTYRFTERADIKNEPKTSSPALAYYNAGDSVNYDKTLVADNQNWISYISRSGNRRYISVGKATPASTPAETKTDLPSSGSYTFDKRVNVKNEPTTASAVAFYLDKGYQVNYDKVLNADGHRWMSYVSRSGQRRYVQFD; this comes from the coding sequence ATGAAATATGGAGTTAATGAAAAACAACGCTACTCAATTCGCAAATACGCCTTTGGTGCTGCATCTGTCTTGATTGGCTGTGCCTATATGGCAAATGCTCAAGTCGCAAAGGCTGACCAAACAACAGCAAGTGACTCAGCAGTCGCAAAGACTGTCGTTGAAAACAGTGGTACCATTGTTGTTGACAAATCCACACAACCAGACAACACTGTCACTTTTGATAATTTGACAACTAAAGGCTCTGCTTGGGCAAATACAAACGTCGTTGACAATACCCAAGAACAAGCTGTATCAAGCACACCAGCTGCAAGTACAGCTACATCAGCACAATCACCAGCAACAACTACAGAAAACACAACTACACCATCAAAAGCAGCAACATCAACTAGCAATGTTGCAACACAACCAGCTGCTACATCTACAGCACAAACATCTACTAACGTCACCAAAGAAGCAACAGTTGTCGTCACTTACCCAGACGGCTCAACAGACGAAGTCAAAGTTAACTACACCGTTGCTGGACAAACAGACGCCGATAAGAACGAACCAACTGTTCGCACACAAACCGTCCGTCAAGGACAAACACCAACGGCAGACTCCTTTATTACCAATAAAGACAGCCTTCCAGCAGGTACAACCTATAGTTTCAAAGATGATTCTGCTCCAAAGACAGAAACACCTACGACTACACCTACAAGCACAAAACCAAGCACATCTGATACTGTTGCAGAACCTGCAAAACCAGCTGAAACACCTGTAACTACACCAACAACTACTAAACCAAGTACGACTGAAACCGTTAAAGAAACACCAAAAACGGAAACCCAACCAGCAACGACTACTAAAGACGATGCTTCTAAAGAAGAAAGCAAACCAGCTGAAGCATCAGCCAAAGACAAAGTCGTTAAAGAAGTCGTCACTGGTCCAGAATTGCCAGCTCGTGGTCGCTACACTTTCACTGAAAAAACAGCCGTTTACACCACACCAAGTACCAACAGTAGCGTCTCTTTCTACTTTAACAAAGGTAACCAAGTTAACTATGATAAAGTCTTAGATGCTGAAAACGCTCGCTGGATTTCTTACGTCAGCTACAGTGGTATTCGCCGCTATGCTAAGGTAGGAGAACTAACTAAGGTGCTTGAAGAAGTGACAGAACCTGAAAGCACTGAAGATAAGAAAAATATCCTAGCTCTCGCAGCTAGAGGTACTTACACCTTCACTAGCAAAGCAGAAGTCCGCAACGAAGCCAAGCTTTCAAGTCCAGTACAGTTTGAGTTTAGAAAAGGCGAAAGTGTAAACTATGACAAAGTATTGACAGCAGATGACTATAACTGGATTTCTTATGTTAGCTATAGTGGTATCCGTCGTTATGTGGCACTTAACAAAGTAGAAAAGGCAACAGTTGATACTACAAAGACACAAAAAGAAGAAAGCAAACCAGCAACTACTGCCAAGTCAGAAGCATCGACTTTGCCTGCAAATGGCACTTATATTTTCACTGATAAAGCTGATGTACGTAATGATGCTAAGATTTCAAGCCCAGTACAGTTTGAATTCCGAAAAGGTGATCGAGTCTACTATGACAAAGTTTTAACTTCCGATGATTACAACTGGATTTCTTATGTTAGCTACAGTGGAACTCGCCGTTATGTTGCTCTCAACAAAGTTGAAAACGCCACAGTTGAAACTCCACAAAAAGAAGAAACCAAACCAGCAACTCCAGCCAAATCAGAAGCTGTATCAACTCTCCCAAGTTCAGGCACTTATCGCTTTACAGAACGAGCAGATATCAAAAATGAACCAAAAACTTCAAGCCCAGCGCTTGCTTACTACAATGCTGGTGACTCTGTCAACTACGACAAGACCCTAGTGGCAGATAACCAAAATTGGATTTCTTATATTAGCCGCAGTGGTAATCGTCGCTACATCTCTGTTGGAAAAGCAACCCCTGCTAGCACACCAGCTGAAACAAAAACAGACCTTCCAAGTTCAGGTTCTTACACTTTTGACAAACGTGTCAATGTGAAGAACGAACCGACTACAGCTAGTGCTGTTGCTTTCTACCTCGATAAAGGTTACCAAGTTAACTATGACAAAGTGCTCAATGCAGACGGTCACCGTTGGATGAGCTATGTTAGCCGCAGCGGACAACGCCGTTATGTCCAATTTGACTAA
- the lepB gene encoding signal peptidase I produces MKKFMKEWGLFIFIFAVIGLSRLFLWQFVRVDGHSMDPTLANNERLLVLSHTSIDRSDIVVASEEEDGKKKIIVKRVIGLPGDTISYKNDVLKVNGKVVKEPYLETYQKLFKKDKLQSTYSYNALFQGLAEKATAFTTDANGSADFTITVPKGQYYLLGDDRIVSRDSREVGTFKKKDIIGEVKFRIWPFNRIGTVQ; encoded by the coding sequence ATGAAGAAATTTATGAAAGAATGGGGACTTTTTATCTTCATTTTCGCTGTTATTGGACTTAGTCGACTTTTCTTGTGGCAGTTTGTCCGAGTAGATGGGCACTCAATGGACCCTACTCTTGCCAACAACGAAAGGCTCTTGGTGCTTTCACACACCTCTATTGACCGCTCTGATATTGTGGTCGCTTCTGAGGAGGAAGATGGTAAAAAGAAAATTATCGTTAAGCGTGTTATCGGGCTTCCTGGTGACACTATCAGCTATAAAAACGATGTCTTAAAAGTCAATGGTAAAGTCGTCAAAGAGCCTTATCTTGAGACTTACCAAAAGCTGTTTAAAAAGGACAAATTGCAAAGCACCTACTCTTACAATGCCCTGTTTCAAGGCTTAGCTGAAAAAGCGACAGCCTTTACAACAGACGCTAATGGTAGTGCTGACTTTACTATAACCGTTCCAAAAGGGCAGTATTATCTTCTTGGTGATGACCGTATCGTCTCTAGAGACAGCCGTGAGGTCGGCACCTTTAAAAAGAAAGATATCATCGGAGAAGTGAAGTTCCGTATCTGGCCATTTAACCGCATAGGAACTGTTCAATAA
- a CDS encoding IS110 family transposase, whose amino-acid sequence MIFVGIDVAKNKHDVAVLNDKGKLILKPLTFSNTRAGFNLFINTLSQLKQDYLIALEDTGHYAFNLLDFLHEHGATVYTYNPLLIKEFAKSLSLRKTKTDKKDARTIALKLLSDPNREQFRHDNRKEELKILTRHIHRLKKKQSDWKVQYTRCLDIIFPEIDKIIGKHSDYAYELLSHYPSPQKMSEAGFEKLLEIKRLTMPKIQDILKVAPNSIGTTSEAREFELIEIIENIKHYKRLISKAENKVDELMAEFTSVITTVAGIGNRLGSIILAEIRNIHTFDKPAQLQAFAGLEPSIYQSGQLDTQGKMVKRGSPHLRWALIQAAKSVARFSPAFKAYLRIKLDQGKHYNVAVAHVAKKLVRVLFHLLKNNTPFDESKVR is encoded by the coding sequence ATGATTTTCGTTGGCATTGATGTCGCTAAAAACAAACACGATGTAGCTGTCTTAAACGACAAAGGAAAACTTATTCTTAAACCACTCACTTTCTCAAATACTAGAGCTGGTTTTAACTTGTTCATAAATACCCTCAGTCAGTTAAAACAAGACTATCTCATCGCACTTGAAGATACAGGACATTATGCCTTTAATCTTTTAGATTTTCTTCATGAACATGGAGCAACTGTCTATACCTACAACCCTCTACTCATCAAGGAATTCGCCAAGTCATTATCACTTCGTAAAACCAAGACAGACAAGAAGGACGCCCGTACCATTGCCCTTAAGCTACTATCCGACCCTAATCGGGAACAGTTTCGTCATGATAATAGAAAAGAAGAACTGAAAATTCTAACGAGACACATTCACCGTCTCAAGAAGAAGCAGTCTGATTGGAAAGTACAATACACTCGGTGTTTGGACATCATCTTCCCTGAGATAGATAAAATCATTGGAAAGCATTCTGACTACGCCTATGAACTCCTATCACACTATCCCAGCCCTCAGAAAATGAGTGAGGCTGGATTTGAGAAGCTTCTAGAAATCAAACGATTAACAATGCCAAAAATACAAGATATTCTCAAGGTCGCTCCAAACTCTATCGGAACAACTTCAGAAGCTCGGGAGTTCGAACTCATCGAAATCATTGAAAATATCAAGCATTACAAAAGACTCATCTCTAAAGCTGAAAACAAAGTCGATGAGCTGATGGCTGAGTTCACCTCGGTCATCACAACTGTGGCTGGAATTGGAAATCGTCTTGGATCTATCATTTTAGCGGAAATTAGGAATATCCATACCTTTGACAAACCAGCCCAACTTCAAGCTTTTGCAGGGTTAGAACCATCTATCTACCAATCTGGACAACTAGATACTCAAGGTAAAATGGTCAAGCGTGGGTCTCCACATCTTCGATGGGCTTTAATACAAGCTGCCAAATCAGTGGCTCGCTTTTCCCCTGCTTTTAAAGCTTACCTAAGAATCAAGTTAGACCAAGGAAAACATTATAACGTCGCTGTTGCCCATGTCGCTAAAAAGCTGGTACGAGTATTGTTCCATCTTCTCAAGAACAATACTCCCTTTGATGAAAGCAAGGTGAGATAA
- the zapA gene encoding cell division protein ZapA translates to MTMTSKQTGKNRYKFVFGDKPLTLTTEKDNLFMEEVEHLAQEKYEDIKQKLPSADGETIAILMAINSLSMQLEREVAYDTLKAENEELRQKLLAKPKETDGE, encoded by the coding sequence ATGACTATGACAAGTAAACAAACAGGAAAAAATCGTTATAAATTTGTTTTTGGGGATAAGCCACTCACCTTAACCACAGAAAAAGACAACCTTTTTATGGAAGAAGTTGAGCATCTCGCTCAGGAAAAGTATGAGGACATTAAGCAAAAACTCCCGTCAGCAGACGGTGAAACCATTGCGATTTTAATGGCTATCAATTCTTTATCTATGCAGCTAGAGCGTGAGGTGGCCTACGATACTCTAAAAGCTGAAAATGAAGAATTACGTCAAAAACTGCTGGCTAAGCCAAAAGAAACTGATGGAGAATAA